Genomic DNA from Paenibacillus sp. KS-LC4:
CCCTTGCGCCTGTGCGGCGCGCAGCACGTCCAGCAGACCAGTCACATTGCGGGCATCCGCCCACATCCGTTCCCCAGCTGCAAGGACGAAGCCAACTGCACATACGGCTGCCAGCTTTCGCGTCAGCCTCCCCGACAAAACCAGTGCCAGAGCGGCTACTGCCACGCCGCCCGCCGCAAGTGCAGCTCCTGCGCCGCTCAACTTCGCGCCGCTCGCGCAGCCTGCCACAAAACATACCGCGAACCAAATTAGCGGTCTTCTATTCATTTACAATCACCTCTTTATTTTGGCTTGAAATCGAATTCATTTTCATGTAATGAAACGGAGACGCCCCCGCGTACACGGCTGCTGCCATCCTCTGGCAGGTAGAGCTCGATGCGGAGTGGAGTACAAATCATTAACAAGCTCAAGCTTTTAAACACCTATATTTGCAAAAAAAGCACCTCTTATCACATGCAGCTGCGCGTGCGATAAGAGGTGCTTCCTCTCAAAACAAACCATTATTTTACCTACTTTGCTCTTGCTCTAGCAATATCCTATCTCTATTACTGTTTAACTATTAAGCGTTGTTCATTTTCCATCCTTATTTTTATTCTGTTTCTATTATTGTCTTTGTCTTCGTCTTTGTCTTCGTCTTTGTCTTTGTCTTCGTCTCTGTCTTTGTCTCTGTCTTTGTCTCTTTGTCTCTCTTTGTCTCTCTCTGTCCCTGTCTTCGTCTTCGGCTCTCTGTCTCTATTCAGGTTCTAACACCATTTATTTTTATTCATGCTGCTTCAATGGCTGACGCACTCTCTTCTAAGCCCGGTTCCTACCCACTATTATCCATAGCTCTAACCGTCTCTACCCGCGTACAAAATCAAGAAATAACCGACATACCCGCCTGCGGCGGCGGTTCATAGCCTTCCAGCAACCGAAAAGCAATGCCTAAGTGCCCCATTAGCGTCACAACCTTCTCGCTGTCCTTCGGGTAACCGCGGTGGTAAACAATCTCCTTAATCCCGCTGTTCGCGAGCATATTCGCGCAAGTCCAGCAAGGCTGGTCTGTTACATATACCGTCGAGCCTTCACGGTCAGCGCGATCGGTAAACAGCAGCAAATTTTGCTCCGCATGGATCGTGCGAATGCAGCGCTGCTTTTTAACCATTTGCTCCGCGCCGTTCTCCTGCTTGATTTCCCATTCCTCCGTAATCATACAGCCCGCCTCCGAGCAGTCCTGAACGCCCATTGGCGCTCCATTATATGCGGTGCCAAGCAGCTTCTTGCCCTGCACCAGTACAGCTCCCACATGCCGCCTCGGGCAGCGTGAGCGCGTCGATACCATATAAGCAATGTCCATAAAATACGTGTCCCAGTCTTTACGTTCGGCGTCTTGCCCTGCTATTGCCATTGTTTCAACTTCCTCCTTGATGCTCGTTCAAAATAATAGTCAGCCACTATTGCGTCTAAAATGTCCAATTAGCACGATATATTCGCTTTTTCATTACTTTCGGCTTCTGCCTGCTATTTTCTCATACTTAAGGATTGGCGACAATGCTGTCTTTCATGCCCTGAAGCAGCTTAGGCCCGATTCCCTTCACTCGCCGCAAGTCATCGACCGATGTAAAGCGCCCATTTTTCTCCCGGTTTTCAACAATCGCTTTAGCTTTTGCTGGTCCGATCCCTTTCAGACCATCAAGCTCCTCAGCCGTCGCTCGGTTAATATCCAGCTTGCCTGAATTCATCGACGACGTCGCCGCGACTTCAGCCGTCTCGCTTTGCCCATTCCCAACATCGCTGCTTCCGTTGCCTGCTGCATTTCCATTCTCATTGCTATTGTGACGCCCTATTCCATTGCTAGTACCCGCCCCAGCTTCGCCAGCTACTCCAGGCTCGACACTTCCCCCATCTGGCATCATCTTCTCTGCACTTTCTACCCTAGATGAGCTCGTTCCCCCTGCTATTTCTCCAGCAGCAGACTTCCCACCTCCGTCTCCTCCATCTTCGACGCCGTTTGAGGTCTGTTTTCCACTACTGCCATTTGTCGCTGCATTCATCTGCTGTCCTTCTCCATCCGCCTGCTTCCCTATGCTGCTGCCTTCTCCAGCCCCGCGCGTCCCCTCAGAAGCTCCGGGCTTACTTCCTACGTCTTGCGGCAATACCGCTTCCACAGCCTCATTTAGCGTCGTCCAGCCGCTTGGAGCCTGCTCCTTCGGCATAAATATAGCAGCTCCAAGCAGTCCACAGGCGAGCAGCAAACAAACCGTCATCATCGTCCGCTTAGCGTCTGAGCCTTTCCCATCTTGCTTCTCCTTCGCTCGTTGCCTCATCCTTACCCACACCTTTCGCTATGAATAACCGCTCCAAAAAACATAAAAATCGTTGACATAACTGCCAAGTTGTCAGGAATACGGTAGAAGAACAGGTAAACTGCGAATAGGCTTACTTCGCCTTAAAGCCTGTTCCACTTCGGAAAATCATCACAGCCTACAAAGCCATTCAAGCAAGGCCCCACAAGGCCGCTTCCATTTCACAACCTCACAATGAAGGAGGTCACCGCATGAAAGTTGGATTTATTGGAACGGGAACGATGGGCAGTCTGCTCATTGAAGCATTAATCGCTTCGGGAGCGCTGGAATCCGATCAAATTTCCGTCAGCAACCGCACCTTCGCCAAAGCGCAGGCACTTGCTGACCGCTATGCCGGACTTCAAGCAGAGGCGAGCAATGCACATGCCGCATTTGGCAAGGATATTGTGTTTCTTTGCATTAAGCCGCATGAATTTAAAAAGGTCATCGACGACATATCGTCTGTGTTAAGGCCTGAGCAGCTGCTAGTTTCGATTACAAGCCCGGTTCTGCTCTCGCACCTTGAGGAAGTAGTGCCCTGCAAAGTAGCCAAAGTCATTCCGAGCATTACCAATCAGGTATGGAGCGGCGCCTCCCTATGTATTTACGGTTCCCGCATCCACAGCGAGGACAAGGAACGGCTCGAATCGCTGCTCGCCTTTATCAGCGAGCCGCTGCAAATTCATGAATCCTATACGCGAGTCGTATCGGACCTGTCCAGCTGCGGACCAGCATTTATTTCCTGTCTGCTGGAGCAGTTCGTAGACGCAGCGGTTGAAGAGACGGGCATTGACCGTAAGGAAGCGCTTAAGGTGGCCAGCGCCATGCTGCTCGGAACAGGATTGCTGCTGACTGAAGGGGGCCTTACGCCTGCTGATGTGCAGGCGCGGGTAGCCGTCCCAGGAGGTATTACTGCACAAGCTCTGAAATTGCTTCGCTGTGAGACCGATGAGGTATTCAACCGGCTTATCCGCACGACTCATGCCAAGTTCCATGACGATGTTGCCAAAGTTTCGATATCTTTTTACGGCGAAGAGGTGAACGGTCAATAGCTGTTCTTCAGCTAACTGACCGTTCACCTCTTCATGTGGCTAACGTTTAATTGGCAACGATATTGACGATTTTACCTTTTACAGCTACGACCTTGCGGATCGTTTTGCCTGCGATAAGCTCCTGCACCTTACCTAGCTCCTTCGCAAGTCGTTCCATTTCGGCTTCATCCGTGTCTGCCGCAATCGACAGGCGCTCAATGATTTTGCCATTAACTTGAACGACGATTTCAACCTCTTGGTCAACCGTCCAAGCCTCTTCCCATACCGGCCATGACTCGTAAGTAATCGTCCCTGTTCCGCCCAGCTTCTCCCACAGCTCTTCCGCAATATGCGGCGCAAGCGGGGACAGCATTTTCACAAAATCAGCCATTGCTTCGCGCGGCAGCACATCGGTTTTATAAGCTTCATTGACAAAAATCATCAGCTGGCTGATCGCCGTGTTAAAACGCAGATGCTCGAAGTCATCGGTTACTTTCTTGATCGTACGGTGCCATGTGCGCTTGAATGCTTCAGTCGTTTCAGCGTCCGAAACCTTCGAGCTCAAGCTGCCATCGTCACCGATGAACAGGCGCCATACGCGGCTTAGGAAACGGAAGGCTCCTTCTACGCCGTTCGTGTTCCAAGGCTTCGTTGCCTCCAGCGGCCCCATGAACATTTCATACAAGCGCAGCGTGTCTCCACCGAATTCCGATACGATTTCATCGGGGTTAATGACGTTGCCGCGGGATTTGGACATTTTTTCATTGTTCGTGCCCAAAATCATCCCTTGGTTAACGAGCTTATGGAAAGGCTCCTTCGTCTCAACTACGCCGAGATCATACAACACTTTATGCCAGAAGCGCGCATACAGCAGGTGAAGCACAGCATGCTCTGCTCCGCCGATATACAGGTCAACCGGCAGCCATTCGCGCTGCTTCTCCGGCGAACAAATTTCCTTGTCGTTTTTCGGATCAATAAAGCGCAGGTAGTACCAGCAGCTGCCCGCCCATTGCGGCATCGTGTTCGTCTCGCGGCGTGCTTTCATGCCCGTTTCCGGATCAATCGTATTGACCCATTCTGTCACATTCGCAAGCGGCGATTCCCCTGTGCCCGAAGGCTTAATCGCATCCACATCAGGCAGCAGCAGCGGAAGCTGATCCTCTGGAACAGGCTTCATTGTGCCATCCTCCAGATGCAAAATCGGAATCGGCTCTCCCCAATAACGCTGACGGCTGAACAACCAATCGCGCAGACGGTAGGTCACTTTGCCATGACCGCTGCCTTTTTCTTCGAGGAAGCTGATCATTTTTGCAATCGCCTCTTCATTGTTCAGCCCATTCAGGAAATCGGAATTAACATGCGCACCATCACCTGTATAAGCCTCTTTGGAAATATCTCCGCCTTGTACAACCTCCACAATTGGCAGTCCGAACTGCGTTGCAAACTCCCAGTCGCGCGTATCATGGCCTGGAACAGCCATAATCGCACCTGTGCCGTAGCCAGCCAAAACATAATCGGCAATCCAGATTGGCGTTTTCTCGCCATTGACCGGATTAATCGCATAAGCACCCGTGAACACGCCGGATTTTTCCTTTGCCAAATCTGTACGCTCCAAATCACTCTTGCGGGAAGCTGTCAGCTGATAAGCCTCAATAGCTGCCTTTTGATCCGCAGTCGTAATTTGGGCAACCAGCTCATGCTCAGGCGCCAGCACGCAATAAGTAGCACCGAACAAAGTATCCGGACGCGTCGTGAACACGACAAGGTTCGCATCATGGCCCTCAATAGCAAACGTCACTTCGGCGCCTGTAGACTTGCCGATCCAGTTGCGCTGCATATCCTTGATGCTTTCCGTCCAATCAAGCTCTTCCAGATCCTCCAGCAAACGCTCTGCATATTCGGTAATTTTAAGCACCCATTGGCGCATTGGCTTGCGTACGACCGGATGGTTGCCGCGTTCGCTTAACCCGTCGATTACTTCCTCATTGGCAAGCACCGTTCCCAGCGCTTCGCACCAGTTGACCGGGACTTCAGCTACATAAGCAAGACCTTTTTTATACAGCTGGATGAAAATCCACTGTGTCCATTTATAATAATCCGGGTCAGTCGTGCTAAACTCGCGATCCCAATCGTAGGAAAAACCGAGCGATTTAATTTGACGACGGAAGTTGTCAATGTTTTTGAAAGTAATTTCACGAGGATGCTGCCCTGTATCCAGTGCATGCTGCTCCGCAGGAAGGCCAAATGCATCCCAGCCCATCGGGTGCAGGACGTTAAAGCCGCGCAGACGCTTGTAACGCGACACGATATCTGTTGCTGTATAGCCTTCCGGGTGACCGACGTGCAGGCCTGAACCGGATGGATAAGGGAACATATCGAGCGCATAAAATTTCGGTTTGCCCGCTTCCTCCCTCGTAGCGAACGTTTTGTTCTCATCCCAATATTTTTGCCATTTCGGCTCTACAATCAGTGGATTATAGCCTTGCGCTTGCTGATCTTGACTCATGATTGTTTCCTCCTTAAGCTTGGTAAAGCATAATATCAACGGGCTTCCAAGGTGAAACGGCTGTCGCCGTCCTTTGGCGGCGCTGCGCGTTTCATTCCGAAAAATATAAGCCTATTTATAAGCGAAAACTTATAAATGCTTATATTTCATGCAAAAAAGCTCCCGCCCCTAGCGTATGATCGCTAGGGACGAGAGCTGTCTCCCGTGGTACCACCCTAGTTAGCCCCCAGACATGCTTTGCCGAGTGCTCACTTGTTGCCTTTAACGCAGGCCAGACGGTACGCTTGCGCGCACAGCTCCAAGGTGAGATTCATATCGCTGCAGGTCCGGCTTGCACCATCCGCCGGCTCTCTAAGCCATGCCCCGCGAT
This window encodes:
- a CDS encoding dCMP deaminase family protein, giving the protein MAIAGQDAERKDWDTYFMDIAYMVSTRSRCPRRHVGAVLVQGKKLLGTAYNGAPMGVQDCSEAGCMITEEWEIKQENGAEQMVKKQRCIRTIHAEQNLLLFTDRADREGSTVYVTDQPCWTCANMLANSGIKEIVYHRGYPKDSEKVVTLMGHLGIAFRLLEGYEPPPQAGMSVIS
- a CDS encoding ComEA family DNA-binding protein produces the protein MRQRAKEKQDGKGSDAKRTMMTVCLLLACGLLGAAIFMPKEQAPSGWTTLNEAVEAVLPQDVGSKPGASEGTRGAGEGSSIGKQADGEGQQMNAATNGSSGKQTSNGVEDGGDGGGKSAAGEIAGGTSSSRVESAEKMMPDGGSVEPGVAGEAGAGTSNGIGRHNSNENGNAAGNGSSDVGNGQSETAEVAATSSMNSGKLDINRATAEELDGLKGIGPAKAKAIVENREKNGRFTSVDDLRRVKGIGPKLLQGMKDSIVANP
- the comER gene encoding late competence protein ComER, whose protein sequence is MKVGFIGTGTMGSLLIEALIASGALESDQISVSNRTFAKAQALADRYAGLQAEASNAHAAFGKDIVFLCIKPHEFKKVIDDISSVLRPEQLLVSITSPVLLSHLEEVVPCKVAKVIPSITNQVWSGASLCIYGSRIHSEDKERLESLLAFISEPLQIHESYTRVVSDLSSCGPAFISCLLEQFVDAAVEETGIDRKEALKVASAMLLGTGLLLTEGGLTPADVQARVAVPGGITAQALKLLRCETDEVFNRLIRTTHAKFHDDVAKVSISFYGEEVNGQ
- the leuS gene encoding leucine--tRNA ligase is translated as MSQDQQAQGYNPLIVEPKWQKYWDENKTFATREEAGKPKFYALDMFPYPSGSGLHVGHPEGYTATDIVSRYKRLRGFNVLHPMGWDAFGLPAEQHALDTGQHPREITFKNIDNFRRQIKSLGFSYDWDREFSTTDPDYYKWTQWIFIQLYKKGLAYVAEVPVNWCEALGTVLANEEVIDGLSERGNHPVVRKPMRQWVLKITEYAERLLEDLEELDWTESIKDMQRNWIGKSTGAEVTFAIEGHDANLVVFTTRPDTLFGATYCVLAPEHELVAQITTADQKAAIEAYQLTASRKSDLERTDLAKEKSGVFTGAYAINPVNGEKTPIWIADYVLAGYGTGAIMAVPGHDTRDWEFATQFGLPIVEVVQGGDISKEAYTGDGAHVNSDFLNGLNNEEAIAKMISFLEEKGSGHGKVTYRLRDWLFSRQRYWGEPIPILHLEDGTMKPVPEDQLPLLLPDVDAIKPSGTGESPLANVTEWVNTIDPETGMKARRETNTMPQWAGSCWYYLRFIDPKNDKEICSPEKQREWLPVDLYIGGAEHAVLHLLYARFWHKVLYDLGVVETKEPFHKLVNQGMILGTNNEKMSKSRGNVINPDEIVSEFGGDTLRLYEMFMGPLEATKPWNTNGVEGAFRFLSRVWRLFIGDDGSLSSKVSDAETTEAFKRTWHRTIKKVTDDFEHLRFNTAISQLMIFVNEAYKTDVLPREAMADFVKMLSPLAPHIAEELWEKLGGTGTITYESWPVWEEAWTVDQEVEIVVQVNGKIIERLSIAADTDEAEMERLAKELGKVQELIAGKTIRKVVAVKGKIVNIVAN